The Mesorhizobium sp. B2-1-8 genomic interval CTTCACCCGGTGCCGGGAGCGTTCCTGCAAGCGATTTGTCGTGTCGCAGGACACGATCGCCTCGTGGTTGGTCTGGCTGCCGTCGATGACGACGCGATCGGGACGGCCATGGCGGTCCAGCGCCTTGCTGAAGAAGCGCTTGGCCGCAGGCAAGTCCCGGTTCTCGCTGAAATAGAATTCAACCGTGTCGCCCACGCTGTCGATGGCACGATAGAGATACATCCACCCCCGCGGATTGGAGCGCGTCTGCGCGGAATCCGATCGACATCCCTCCAGGTTGCGGCTTCCGCACCGCGACGCTAGGCGCTCCTAATCGCCGCTCGCAGGTGCATTGATGGCATTCGCGGCGACCATGAGCGCGAGGAAGACCACGACGCCGAGCCGGAACAAGACGGCGAAACCGTCAAGTGGTCACACGATCCACTTGAGTCACAGGCACGGAACTGCGCGTCTCATGGCGAGCGACTGCCATTTCACAGGTGTCGCGGGTAGGTGCATTGATAAGATGCCAAGCATTACCGGCAGCGCTTTGTGAACGGTCTGCTCCACTGCCGGTTGAATTCCTTCTTGCGCGCTCGGTGCGCCGCGGCCATCCCGGATGGCGGAGACGGGGACTATGGCTTGGCGATCTGCTCACGGGAATCTCGCTGGCCGCCCGCGAACAGGGCTGTCTTGCATTAGACATCAAAAACATCAGATGCGGGATTGCGCCGCAAATGCTCTTGTTGTACGAACGTTCAACAAGACATTTGTGGGTACCTGCCGTGGTACGAACCGAATTTCCCTTTGCCGTAGAAACCGTCGATCCGCTCTGGATCACGCTGGCTGACGGCACCCGCATAGCCGCCACGCTGTGGCGTCCCCGGACCGAGGGCAGGGTGCCCGTCGTCGTCGAGATGGTGCCTTATCGCCGCCGCGACGGCACCGCGGCTCGGGACGTCGATATCCACCCCTGGCTCGCCGGGCACGGCATTGCCTGCGCCCGCATAGACATTCGCGGCAGCGGCGATTCCGACGGCGACCTGGCGGACGAATACCTGCCGCGTGAGCAGGAAGACGCCTGCGAGATCATCGCCCAATTCGCGGCATTTTCCTGGTGCAACGGCAATGTTGGCATGACCGGCATTTCCTGGGGCGGCTTCAACGCGCTGCAGGTCGCGGCACGGCGGCCGCCGGCCTTGAAAGCTATCATCGCCAACTGCGCCGCAGACGACCGCTATGCCGACGACATTCACTATATGGGCGGCGCGCTGCTGACCGAGCAGGAGATGTGGTCGAACTTCATGCTGGTGAAGAAGGCGATGGCACCAGACCCGCAGATCGTCGGCGACGCCTGGCGCGGCATGTGGACGAGCCGTCTCGAGGCGACAAGCTCGTTGTCGGAAATCTGGCTCGCGCACCAGCGCCGCGACGGCTATTGGCGGCAGGGCTCGGTCTGCGAAGATCATTCCGCGATCGAATGCGCGGTCATGGCCGTCTGCGGCTGGGAAGACAGCTATTCGAATTTCGTGCCGCGCCTGCTCGAGCATCTGCCGGGGCCGAAGCTCGGCATTGTCGGCCCGTGGTCGCATGCCTATCCGTGCCGTGGCGCGCCGGGACCACTGATCGGCTACCTGCAGGAAGCGCTGCGTTGGTGGCGCCATTGGCTCGCCGGCGAAGACACCGGCATCATGGACGAGCCGCCTTACCGTGTCTGGATCACCGGTGAAGAGCGGCCGCGGCCTTTCTACCTGCCAGATCATGCCGGAAGCTGGGCCGCCGAGGATGCGTGGCCGTCGCCGCGAATCGAGCGCCGTGTGCTGCACCTGAACGCCACCGGATTGAGTAGCGAACCCGTTGTGGGCGCCGTGCTCCCGGTGCGCTCGCCCGCGACCGCTGGTCGCGACTGCGGCCGCTGGGGCGGCTATGGCGGCTCCTGTCCGGACATGCCCATCGACCAGCGACGCGAGGATGGGCTGGCAATTTGCTTCGATACGCTACCGCTGGACGATGACCTGACCTTGCTCGGCGCACCGGAACTCGATCTGCTCGTCACCGTCGACCAGCCGCATGTCAACCTTGCCGCCCGTCTTTGCGATGTCTATCCCGACGGCACTTCGGCGCTGATGACCTATGGCGTGCTCAACCTCAGCCATCGCGGCAGCCACGAGCATCCAACCCCCTGTCCGGTCGGAACACAGTTTCGAGTCCAGCTCAAGCTCAACGATTTCGCCCGCACGGTGCCCAAGGGCCACCGCATCCGGCTGGCGCTGGCCAACCAGCACTGGCCGATCCTGTGGCCGCAGCCAAAACTGTCGACCCTGTCGGTGGCGAGCGGTGACAGCACGGTGATGCTTCCGGTGCGCCCGCCCTCGCCACGCGACCGTGATGTCCGCTTCGAGCCGGCCGAAACCGCGCCACCGGTTCCGACCACGACGCTGGATGAAGGCTTCGACCGTCGCGTCGTCACCGACGATGTCGGCAGCGGCATTCAGACCATCGCGCTGACCTCGGACCATGGACGCAGGCGCTATGACGATCGCGGAATCACCGTGTCCTCGGCCAACAGCGACACGATGAGCATCAGCAGTGGCGATCCCCTGTCGGCGAAACTCGTCACCGAATATCGCTGGGCGATTGCCAGCGGCGATGCCGATACCGAAGCGACGGCGGTGACCGAGCTGACATCAGACGAAACCCATTTCAATCTAAGCTGGCGTCTCGAGGCGCGAGAACGGGGCAAGCTCGTCCACAGCGCTTCGGCAACGCGGCGCATCAGGCGCGATTTCGCCTGAGGCGAGGGGAGGAGGCCATGCTTGCATATGCAGTGAAGCGCATCGGTCTCGGTATCCTGATCCTCGTCCTCGTCATGGTCGCGATGTACTCGGCCGTCTTCCTGGTTCCGGGCGATCCGGCAACCGTCGCACTCGGTCCGCGCGCAACGCCGGAACTGAAGCGGCTGCTGATCGAGCGCATGGGCCTCGACCAGCCAGTCTGGTGGCAGATCGTCGCCTTCTTCCGCAACGCGCTGACCGGCAATCTCGGCTACGACGTCTGGTCGAACCGGCCCGTTTCCACGCTGGTCCTGGAGGCCCTGCCGAACACGCTGATCCTTGGCCTGACAGCGCTGGCCGTCGCGCTTCTCATCGGCGTGCCGCTCGGCTGCCTGTCGGTGATGCGGCGCGGCACCTCGGCCGATGCTGTCATCGGCGTGCTCTCGGTCGGCGTCATCGCCGTGCCGTCCTTCGTCGTTGCCATCTATTCGCTGCTGCTGTTTGCGGTGACGCTGCGCTGGCTGCCGGCCATCGGCGCCGGCGAGGCAGGTGACTTCATCAGCCAGGCCAAGGCGCTGGTCATGCCGGCCGCGGCCATCGCACTCGGCTGGATCGGTTATATCGCCCGCATGGTGCGGGCCTCGATGATGGAGGTGATGGGCGAACCGCACATCCGCACCGCGCGCTCCTTCGGTCTGCCGGAGTGGAAGATCGTCTCCAAATACGCGCTGCGCATCGCCATCATCCCGACCATTTCGCTGGTCGCCGTCGGCCTCGGCAGCATCCTGTCCAGCGCCGTCTTCGTCGAGGCGGTGTTTGCCCGGCCCGGCATCGGCAAGCTGATCACCGACGCTGTCAACACCCGCAACTATCCGGTCGTCATGGGCACGGTGCTGATCATGACCGCCATCTACGTCTCCATCACCATTGCCGCCGACCTGTTGATTGCGCGGCTCGATCCGAGGGTGCGCGATGTCTTCCGTGGTTGAGACCTCTATTTGCGCGCCCGATCGACAAAGGTTTCCGCTGCTGTGTGCGTTGCTTACCGATCCGTTCACCTGTGTGGCGCTGATCCTGGTCGTGGGGTTCCTCGTCACAGCCGTCCTCGCGCCGTGGCTCGCGCCCTATTCTCCGGTCAAGATCGACGTGCTGCACAAGTTGCAGCCGCCATCGGCCGGGCACTGGTTCGGCACCGATCATCTCGGCCGCGATCTCCTGTCGCGCGTCATTTACGGCGCGCGCACCGCGCTGACGATCGCCATTGTTTCGGTGGCCATCGCCGGCGCCATTGGCCTGATGCTCGGCCTGATCGCTGGCTACGGCCCGCGCTGGCTCGACGCCATTCTGGTGCTGACATTCGACAGCCTGAACTCGCTGCCGATGATCATGTTCGCGCTCGCCATCATCACCGTGCTCGGCGCTGGCACCGGCACGCTGATCATCGTCATCGCCGCGACCTCGTTTCCAAGCTACGCCAGGCTGATCCGGGCGCAAACGCTGGCGCTGAAGAACAGCGACTACATCCTTGCCGAACGACTGATCGATGCCGGTGCCGCGCGCATCATCTTCATCCACCTTCTGCCCAATGTCGTCGGTCCGCTGATCATCCTCTTGTCGATGGACATCCCGGTCGTCATCATGGTGGAGGCCGGTTTGAGTTTCCTTGGCCTGGGCGTCCGTCCGCCAACACCGTCCTGGGGGAGCATCCTCTATGACGGCTACACCTCGATCCGTTCGGCCCCCTTCATGGTGATCTTCGGCGGGCTGCCGCTGGTGCTCGCCACACTCGGCTTCACCTTCCTCGGCGAAGGTCTGCGCGACTATCTCGATCCGCGCCTGCAACTGCGGAGGCCGGCATGACCGGCTCGCTCGCCGCCAATGACCTCAGCGTCCGCTATGAGACGCCGCATGGCAGCGTCCATGCGCTGCGCCATGTCGACATCGAGGCGCATCCGGGCGAAGTGATCGGCATCGTCGGCGAGAGCGGCTGCGGCAAGTCTACGCTGGTCACCGCCTTGGCCAACCTGTTGCCGGCCAATGCCCGCATCGACGGATCGATCAGCTACAACGGCGTCGACCTGGCAAAGCTCGACGCCCACCGCCAGCGCCTGCTGCGCGGCGACGAGATCGCACTGGTCAGCCAAGACCCGATGACGGCGTTCAACCCGGTGCTGACCATCGGCGACCAGCTCGTCGATTTCCAGCACCATCGCAAGGATCTTGGCCGGGTACAGAAGCGCGCGCGGATCGCCGCCATGCTTGGCCGCGTCGGCATCGCCGATGCCGAGCGCCGGATGCAGAGCTATCCGCATGAACTGTCGGGCGGCATGCGCCAGCGTGTCGCCATTGCCGCCGCCTTGCTGACCGATCCCGGCCTCCTCATCGCCGACGAGCCGACCACGGCGCTCGATGTCACCATGGAGGCGCAGATCATCCGTCTGCTGCGCGAGCTCCGCCGTGAATACAACGGCATCATCATCGTCGTCTCGCACCATCTCGGCGTCATCGCCGAACTCTGCGACCGGGTCTACGTCATGTATGCCGGCGAGGTGGTCGAGGGCGGCGAGGTCGATGCGATCTTCCACGACGCCAGGCATCCCTACACCCAGGCGCTGCTCGCCTGCGATCCCGCCCGGTTCCATGAGCGGTTGGACAGGCTGCCGACCATTCCAGGCTTCCTGCCCAACCTGACCCAGCCACCCACGGGATGCGTCTATGCACCGCGTTGCGGCCGCGCCTTCGCGCCATGCGGTTCTATCACCCCACCGCTGGTGAAACTCGCCGCTGCCCATGTCGCACGCTGCCACGCGGTGATGCCATGACCCCGCTGCTCGCCGTGGAAGACCTGTCCGCGAGCTTCGTTCGCGGCGGCTTGCTCAATCGGCTAATCAATCCGTTCCCTCTGCCGGGCTTCAACGTCATCGACGGCGTGACGCTGTCGCTGATGCCGGGCGAAACGCTCGGGCTGGTCGGCGAATCCGGCTCCGGCAAGACGACGCTGGCCCGCACCATCCTCGGCCTTGTCGTGGCAGCGGCGGGCCGCATCGTCTTCGAGGGCAGGGACGTGGCGACGCCGGCCGATTTCCGCGCCATGCGACGGCGCTCGGCGATGATGTTCCAGGACCCTGTCGCCTCGCTCAGCCCGCGCC includes:
- a CDS encoding CocE/NonD family hydrolase; translation: MVRTEFPFAVETVDPLWITLADGTRIAATLWRPRTEGRVPVVVEMVPYRRRDGTAARDVDIHPWLAGHGIACARIDIRGSGDSDGDLADEYLPREQEDACEIIAQFAAFSWCNGNVGMTGISWGGFNALQVAARRPPALKAIIANCAADDRYADDIHYMGGALLTEQEMWSNFMLVKKAMAPDPQIVGDAWRGMWTSRLEATSSLSEIWLAHQRRDGYWRQGSVCEDHSAIECAVMAVCGWEDSYSNFVPRLLEHLPGPKLGIVGPWSHAYPCRGAPGPLIGYLQEALRWWRHWLAGEDTGIMDEPPYRVWITGEERPRPFYLPDHAGSWAAEDAWPSPRIERRVLHLNATGLSSEPVVGAVLPVRSPATAGRDCGRWGGYGGSCPDMPIDQRREDGLAICFDTLPLDDDLTLLGAPELDLLVTVDQPHVNLAARLCDVYPDGTSALMTYGVLNLSHRGSHEHPTPCPVGTQFRVQLKLNDFARTVPKGHRIRLALANQHWPILWPQPKLSTLSVASGDSTVMLPVRPPSPRDRDVRFEPAETAPPVPTTTLDEGFDRRVVTDDVGSGIQTIALTSDHGRRRYDDRGITVSSANSDTMSISSGDPLSAKLVTEYRWAIASGDADTEATAVTELTSDETHFNLSWRLEARERGKLVHSASATRRIRRDFA
- a CDS encoding ABC transporter permease, whose product is MLAYAVKRIGLGILILVLVMVAMYSAVFLVPGDPATVALGPRATPELKRLLIERMGLDQPVWWQIVAFFRNALTGNLGYDVWSNRPVSTLVLEALPNTLILGLTALAVALLIGVPLGCLSVMRRGTSADAVIGVLSVGVIAVPSFVVAIYSLLLFAVTLRWLPAIGAGEAGDFISQAKALVMPAAAIALGWIGYIARMVRASMMEVMGEPHIRTARSFGLPEWKIVSKYALRIAIIPTISLVAVGLGSILSSAVFVEAVFARPGIGKLITDAVNTRNYPVVMGTVLIMTAIYVSITIAADLLIARLDPRVRDVFRG
- a CDS encoding ABC transporter permease, whose product is MSSVVETSICAPDRQRFPLLCALLTDPFTCVALILVVGFLVTAVLAPWLAPYSPVKIDVLHKLQPPSAGHWFGTDHLGRDLLSRVIYGARTALTIAIVSVAIAGAIGLMLGLIAGYGPRWLDAILVLTFDSLNSLPMIMFALAIITVLGAGTGTLIIVIAATSFPSYARLIRAQTLALKNSDYILAERLIDAGAARIIFIHLLPNVVGPLIILLSMDIPVVIMVEAGLSFLGLGVRPPTPSWGSILYDGYTSIRSAPFMVIFGGLPLVLATLGFTFLGEGLRDYLDPRLQLRRPA
- a CDS encoding ABC transporter ATP-binding protein, producing the protein MTGSLAANDLSVRYETPHGSVHALRHVDIEAHPGEVIGIVGESGCGKSTLVTALANLLPANARIDGSISYNGVDLAKLDAHRQRLLRGDEIALVSQDPMTAFNPVLTIGDQLVDFQHHRKDLGRVQKRARIAAMLGRVGIADAERRMQSYPHELSGGMRQRVAIAAALLTDPGLLIADEPTTALDVTMEAQIIRLLRELRREYNGIIIVVSHHLGVIAELCDRVYVMYAGEVVEGGEVDAIFHDARHPYTQALLACDPARFHERLDRLPTIPGFLPNLTQPPTGCVYAPRCGRAFAPCGSITPPLVKLAAAHVARCHAVMP